Part of the Spinacia oleracea cultivar Varoflay chromosome 5, BTI_SOV_V1, whole genome shotgun sequence genome, tagaaataacgcctgtttccctgtggattcgatcctgacttcccttgctacctagctagtggacttaggttctttttgattaggtgatacgacttaagcctaTCAGTCGGCAGCAGCGACAGCAAAGCCGCAGCAACACGGCATCAGaatagcagcagcaacaacgtttttattttattttcagattcTAACTGAAATAGAAAAGGGAAGACAAAGAAGAGAGGAGAGGATGGCTACCTGCAGCGGCGGCGCAACGACGGTGGGTGAGGTGTGGTGGCAACGACGAAGAACGGTGGGAGAGAGATGAGAGGGAGATGAAAGGTGAATGTGAGAGTGAGAGGGTTTGCTTTTGAGAGAAATGTATGGAATGTTCAAGAAGGACAGAGTAAGTAGAGTTAAGTTAATGTCGGTGGATCAGACCACCGTTTgttctccctttctctctctttttttttattattattattattattattattattattattaagaaaCTAGTACACTCTAGAGTATTTCCCACAAATATCTAAGACTTAACTATTTAATTATTCCAAAAAAAATCTAGGATTGtacttatttaaattaaaacatTTTTCATTTATAACTTAAATATTGATTCCAATTAATTGAGCTATTAAATTATACTTAAAAGCGTTCTAAAATAATCTATACCTTCTTAGTCGTAATTAATTCAAATAAATATTCCAGGTATCACATTATATCCCTCTTAAAAGAAAGTTTGTCCTCGAACTTTTAAGGCATCATACCAATAATCAATAAAATATTAGAACTAATCCGAAAGTGTATCCTCGACCTTCACTAGAAAACATAAAATGTTAAACTATTTTGTTATATGATGCTAAGGTTTTAATTATTACAGTGGGTTAATAAAACTTTCTCtagtgttattccagtaggaacacgcacaagagggggggggggggtgaattgtaattagaactttgataaagtttcttgcggaacttaagaaacaatcaagaaactgagaatagagaagacaataacaacaattgtgaaaacttcttgatactaatcaagaagagaattcttttattatggtaatgcctcgattacaataatctctccaacacaagttcctctcaaactcgtgttcctcacagtaatctacttcgattacaactccttaacttctctctctcagacttaaactctaagtctaaacaggataactctatccttactaatacaaaatataattcgtgtttggataactctagatattaataatgcttttgtgtggatataaggaacttaggaactttgaattaactaggacacaaactgttttagaaaatcttagacaaaacgtttttaggaaagcaagaactctcagaatgtttgtgtactttaaaccaaaaacgatttcccttttatagtgtttatccttagggttagttcccttcaaaacctcaactgctaactgccagcactttggtctccacgtcccttgacttgaggaacaaggggaagaccacttcccacgttcagccataaagcagttagtgatttgactcaatcaaaccctaaaatatttctttaaaacagattttatttatctacaaaaacttaggagaatttttaggaaaataagttttgtttaaataaaataaaacgtaaatctattttatattaaatatgcaaaacttgtttttatttatgaaaatgttttccataaaaatcgcttccaataaaataaatggcctaattaaatcataagttccttgagtactctatataccattagcataattaatatttacataaaattctaagtacagtggactacctagacttcatgtcttccctttgtctggaacttgcaactcagaagcttcagacgttccagccaaggaacattgatgagttcctctctagctaacacaggaactcttggctatgagtctgtaatagttcttgtggatattcggaactcttgatatgtaactgtgttgctccttttgtgacttcaaactggaacagatacaacttccagctctgaaactccattgactgttccaagtgtacctcaggaacttcaccagtttattcaagttcctatcctaatagaaacttgggcatatgcctgttcaaagtcatttagcaaccacaatcaggaagtttgcaatatgtgtgtgtcatcaaccaaaacttaggaacaacaatattccccctttttggtgatgacaacacttgcaaactttttacaaagagagtaagtacaaacaaacaagaacttatacagactattgtgaaacagaacataaaaattgaaaaacaaaagagaaagattagagagaagaaagaggagcacccttggcttacagagagattcagagagattgattcaggaactggattgagtgtgccttggaagtttgcacccatgacttccccctgttgacatcaacaaaaagcatagcacgaaatatagccattccaaacacagtgccccacgatcaacgtttggcaagttaagctagcctcaaagtattaaactaactcatacaataaagtgaaagcaagcagtaatgatcaagactagaaagcatagatatgtgtaacccagcaagtcaaaataagatggaacaaatacccaagtttaaaaattatacaaaccgaaagcaaattaaaaagattgttccatggcaaaagataaaagaaacatgggatagggtgatttaggcttgggatggggaaccagaaccagcagtttcttctatcacagtctcctcaaaagattccagattgttgatcttggtgaggattgtggcacgagttgcattggcttgttctgagtagtggtgaagatcgttttggagagtcttgacacttgtaaccaatgcacctatgtgggcctgcattgagctaatcctgtgatctgttccctcctgtagttccaccagacgagcaactgttgcctttagctccaatatctgatcatcctttgtgttccaggcacccccatgatcttgaacatgttcctgttcagatggaacacgacgagctttggactttttggaggatctgggtgtcctttttcttggcctaacagtttcaggcagttcctcttgattcagtggaacagcatcctcctctatgggcatctccttgacatccccttcctcatttatttccataaagacaggccctcttttcttgttctccttcattgctaccctcatgctctttctttttcctacactcttcctgttccctcgaggtaaagggacctctatttgttcgagttcctcctcctcctccacttcttctttaactgcaattccttcctgatcttcctcatcttgtttctcttcctttccagccctaatgactttaccctgaaccactttaagatttaatagatggagcatttcaagttgaaggatttgggtggattttaagggaatcacaaagtatgggctaaggtcaactgagaagcttttgaagatttctgtaagaagggaggagtatggaattttgaatttggggatacaggtggataa contains:
- the LOC130460962 gene encoding uncharacterized protein; translation: MEINEEGDVKEMPIEEDAVPLNQEELPETVRPRKRTPRSSKKSKARRVPSEQEHVQDHGGAWNTKDDQILELKATVARLVELQEGTDHRISSMQAHIGALVTSVKTLQNDLHHYSEQANATRATILTKINNLESFEETVIEETAGSGSPSQA